The DNA segment atattaaataaaaatcaattttacatacgaaaaataattagttacactaaattagatattattctaaagactacaaaaattattggtatctaaaattgtttctattattaatcaaatttataaacttgtttctaaattgatatctaattagctatcaaagttttaattaccaattttagaatctaaattaattagtagctaaaatcttggtagctaattaaatatcaatttagaaactagtttataaattttattaataatagaaattattttatataccaatatatttttagtctttataatagtatataatttagtcaatatagtaactaattattttttgtctctaaagttgatttctatttaatgattttttttgtggtGACATTGATTAAATATGAAGATAAtctaagacaaaaaaaaaactcacaagTTGATCCGAACGAATCTCAAAGTTGATTTTGACACAAACAAACAACCATCTCAGTTTGTATGCTCAATTTACTATTGTCAGAGTAATAGAGAAAATTTAGAgaaaacaaattatcttttgcactacaagaaaagtTATTAACATACAATCATGTTTTGAAAAAACTCTAACATAAGAAAAAGTGAAAGCACACGATACAAAAGTTTGATTTAGAACATCCATTAAAGGAAGTTTCCTCATTCTTGAACAAAACATGAACAAGTGAACATACACATACTACATGAATGCTACATGCACAAAGATATTTCCAAACTTCTTAAGACTTATAGAAATAGTTTGTGAGCTAAACAACTACGAAGGagtttcatttttataaattcttCACTTTGTATATCTTCTCATTGAGAGCTTCCTATTTAGTCTTTCAAAACAACTTGTGTTGCATTTCTAGGATAGACATTGTGTACTCGACACTTAGCTAGAAGTAGCATTGAGTACTTGATGAAGAATGAGAGATAGAGCATCCCTTGACCAAGCCCAACCCTCCAGAATGATGACCCAGACCATGACACAAGATCCAGGGCTAGGTCAGGACCCACAACTTGGAAATGCTTCAGAGCTCATCATTCCTCAGAGGATCACCAGGAGTAGAGCTCAAACCATGGGAGCTGAGCATCAGCTagtttctttgtttttaatatCAGTTGAGTATGGTccatttagcataatagggggtgtatttatcattttagcttaTGTCTTGTCCATTAGGGTTAAAATGTAGCCCTAGCTTCTAAAAGTTGGGACTAAAGAACAGTATTGACCTAGGTCAAACCCCTAGGTCGCCCCTCTCGTATACCTATTCTACCCCTCCCCCATATTGCCCACCAAGGCGCCCAtttctataaatagggtgtcttacCTCATGTATCTTCACCTAGATTTTGAATATTGTAAAGAAATTAtgcttgagtgattagtgagcttTTTGTCTCCTAAATGATTTAGGTCTTATCTAAAGTGTGTGAGCATTTCAATCGACAActctgttgaatcaagtgtgttcaagctttgaagaatccaaaccctttgaaggttgatggaaggctggatgtgcttgttgttgctgagctgtctttagataggatctggggtagattatttgtataaatccactcttgattgaatccaaagcttaagcattctcaaaccttttaaaagaaaagtgtttttcaaactaagtgaaaaacaatttgttttgtcgaaacaaccgattgttttatacttaggtgtttttagaaaggttgaaaactgtttttgatggttgacttactgtcaaaccaaaacaaccgattgattcgagcattcaaccgattgtttgttttgggaccataacagaaaactgttttgtgctttgactgagcattaaatgattttataactgaatacgctccagttttaaatgctttgaccagtctttgaatgcaataaatagtttgttcagattatgtaacaaacaacaacttagttttaatcaaagaaaaacatatttgagttttttcaatgattttgcttttgaagagttggagaTTGCTTTTAAGATTGCTTGGATCAAAGAGAGTGTAAGATAGgatttttcatcttgtattgatatcagatcttttctgtaacaagtgtaatcctttgtatctttgaagaaactttgtgtgtgaagctgagaagtgttgtgtgttcttgaggttgtcaagatcagcattcttagtggtgtttctgctgagccaaaggaagtgtgtgtcttgaggggatcaaggtcacttctttggtggtgttgtaagtaatctagggttgattgcttagtggattccccagtggtttctgggaagactggatgtagctcttggttaagagtgaaccagtataaacatgtgtgttcaatctctctatcccttgaactctttaaattcaattttatatttgtgaactggtataaacaaccgattgtttctgcgaaacaaccgattgtttttctggtgttgtgcttatttgctttgtgtttttggcaaactgaattctgattcaagttttctcgaagtaatttcattctagactcaaaagtttgcgaaaaccctctttaaaccattcaccccctctctagtttaaagccatacattctaacagactcttccttcacttatcttggagtttcTCACCCTCCAAGTGACGTGATCATCTTCACCATTTTTCACCATAAGCTTCCTTCATCCATCTATTTTTCCATCCTTCCTTGCGCCATTTATTCCTTGTTTATGTCATTTCCTTTTGGTCATCTTAATTCATCCTTTACTTTCATTGTTCTTAAATTTCGCCCCTTACATCATAATCAccttatttttgtgtttttctcaatgcccttctgaagtgaaccttcacacttacttaaccacttggttaagttcgtgtccagtgggatcttcttagggttctcaccttaaattACTAATCTCTCAAAATCATAAAGAAGGGCAACCAATTCAAATGTGcacctaaaatcaactcacatcagtaCTTATACTTAAtctaaaaaatgatttttgtaccgaccagtcctcggtcatcgacctCAGAGGGGACCTTAGACATCGGACGTAGTAAAGATGGGCCATGTAAGGTGGGTCCCAGAAATCATATCAGTTATCAAATGAAACACCTAGATATAAGAAAGCCTGAGCCACAAGGGATCCATGCATGTGGGGTGTATGGCGCATCCGGACGTGACAAAAGTGAAGAacccttggaggcgctaaggcccattagggttagggtttccaagggtagcctgcatgcatggcacgtgaatacttagggcacccataaAACAGATGGCCACGCAGcattggtgcatgagttggtaccttggcgaccattctgttagtcgttgcactctaGTAAAGGGAAGTCCTATGTGCCCGATtatgctaagattgtgtaatagtGACACAGGGACATTCTCtaaggaaccctagacatgaGTAACAGAACATAGGtcaaccctagtttcaacctatataaagggcactaagaaccctagcaaggtacacggtttctaagactgaaactactttatacacttattgtttctttgccccagtactgacttgagtgttggagtgcaaacggtcgtcAAGGTGCCCTTTTTCTTTGTAGGTGAGAGATTTTTCAACCAAGGAAGTTCGATCAAAGACtgtcgttcgagtcaaccggcgagaacaattTTATATAGTCGTTATAAAccaaaaataacaataacaatatttACAATCAAAGTTTTGATACTTACAATCAAATTTTGATTAGTAAAACTTTTTGCatatagaaaagaaaagtaaaactAACCTAGATTGAGGTAGACTAATATAAACTAAAGTGttctatattattttctattactCTGTTTATCTGCTTTTTATGATACCACACCAtaatgaattcaatttcataccattttcatcatacaatatcattcaaaacgcGATCCACAATatataaaatcttatttaacataaaaaaaataatacttaaatactaaaccatcaaaatctaatattgttacaagtttaaataatatataaacaaacaacacaatgtataaacacacaacatccctgtaagagaaattgaatattgggaccaagTCCTCtccacattcagatcttctagcctagagtgttatttaaaaaattagaattagCTTCTCTTACCTTAATTGCTTACTTTCCAAACAACTTCTAGAACCTAAGGAAAAACAGGTAACAAAGGAtctttagagcaaaaatgaacttattaTGTTTAAAAATCTGACCAGGTAAAAATGTTTCTTAACTCGCCAGCTACAACGTTGTCCGATcagattttaaaatagataaaaaattgggagaggaaattaagaaaaaagagagagaagagaatatggagagaaagaaaagaaaaaggaaaaaatggtGGTGAGGAGCTTCTCAACACTTTTTCATATGCtattacaaatatatatatatatatattaattacaattttttccaaaaaatgcataaaagtaataacttaaaaaagaaaaggaaaaaaaaattatatgtttacTTAAAATGTATAGTTTTTGTAAAAGGAAAAACTAGGTTGTACAATAATAAATTGgtatttttaaacttttgtatgattaataaattttaataaaattcttaaaatagtaaaaaaatcaaaaatataattaatagagTTAAAAAGAGAGACATAAATATTTGTATACTAATTTGATTCTAATCAAATTtacattcaattttaattatgacAATcctaataaaattgttttattattttgaacattatattataattacacTTCTTAGGTGAAATATAAAACCACTCAAGATGTATATATAGATCCTTGAAAACCTATAAGAAACGTTACAAAAAAACTATaaagattaagaaaaaaatatcacctacggtgatattttaaaatgactAAATACAAAAGATTATACGTATTTCCCATCAAATGTTTTTAAGACAAAACTCTTATCAAGGGTTTATGATCAAaagttttttctttgttttttaaaaagtttttgaaaacgAAAATATGTTTGTATACgttctaattaattttctttgaaatataaaaaaaaaaaaactttttctaGTCAAAGACAAAATAAACATGATATATAAACTAATGCTGACACAATCTAATACATGAATCACACACATCCACATATATGTAAACAAATAACATTCATAAGATAAAAGGTATACCATCGAAATCACTAGCTAAAAAATCTtcaattttcaaaattcttaatctaacatttttaagtttgttgtttgattattttaaaatttaaattatttcaccttcaaaataattaaattatattttaaaaatcatataaataataCTATCCATAGCGATTAATAACGGGCATTgatttttgtaattgttttccATATGCACATTTTTTACCTCTTTACCCTTCATATTCTTATCTTCATTAaccaaattttcaattttagtgATTTACGAGAAATGATCCATAATAAGTAGTCATAATAAggaatttaaattattattgtaatttaatcccaacaatgaataaaattaaaatattttataattgtttatatatattttataactgtttatatatatatatatatatattattaaaaatttacttcgtagtaaaaatattatttcaataatagttttatagaaaaattatatttattattttttactattagaaaataaatgtgGACATACAAGCTTGATAACCCCTATATTTCTACTAACAATAAAGACAAATGTGTGTCCAATtctcattaaaataattaggTAGTATTGGTACTTAATCAAAGTGAATAGTCTCCATCAATGTTGGAATAAGTCTAGAATTATTTATCATGTCTAATAAATACTTGTCTTATTTAATCTACAAATATCTTTGCAAGATAAATTGTGtaagttaaatatttattagtatgttatcttataataaatatttattttattttatcttaaattagtatttaacttGTTATGTACGGAATacacatttatttataaacttagaaatcaaatattttatttagaatgtataattgtttgaaaaaatttaaaacgtgaaacatattttctttaaaCTTATGTTTAAATTGAATACGAAgagaaacttttaaaattattcttttgaaaaaatagaacttttatttttatgcttcattttctctcccatgaaattaaataagaaaaacttgcaaatttcaaatgttttattttcttcttgttTTCTTTTGGTCAAAATATACAGAACAAATAAAATAGCGTAATGAGCAAGGTTGTTTAAAAACATAAACTGGACCAAACTAAAACGCATAAAAAATTGCACCGCACATTAAGTTTATAATAATTGAACTATTCCCAAATTAAATTacttaaactaaattttaaattaccacatgaaattaaaaaaatatactttaaaataaCGTATCCGTtgaaaaataattcaaacatttttaaaaacaattcattGTTATTCAGTTTACTCGATCTGTTATATAATTTTAGGTTAGTCGAatcaatttttgaaataaactaaatttatgCATCTTGAACGATTATTTAAACACAAGAATGAAAGAAGGCAAGGGAAGCGAATACAACAGGTAGAAGTTCCATTTTGTTCATTtcttttatacaaaaaaaacatCATAATCAGATATCTTCAATACTAAGCATGGCATGCAGTGCCAGGTACTTTAAAAAAACTGTCCCAGATGCACTGGAAGGCTATCTGTGATGTTGGTTTTGTTTACCATATCGAATGCTTTATGCCAAGGCCATTGCAAGTCAAGATAAGGCCCTTGTAACGATTAAGATAATCCTACATAAAAAGATGAAAGAGTTATTCTTTGTAAATAAAACATTCTTTCAAAACACAATTTCTGCTTGAAGAAAACAAACATTGCTTACAATGATATTGTAATCATATTCGTAACGCATCCCATTTATGTCATATTCTCTCCTTTTGACTGGATCACTCAAAACTGTGCAATAAAGCCAAATAGGTGTTAGATTATAACTACAGAACTCATACAGACTCATCTACTCAGCTAATAGAAATAAAGGTACAAAGATAATAGAGAATTGGAGTATATAATCAGCAAGTAGTAATATCTCATTAGATTTAAATAGGAATTCAGACAATACTCATCAGAGGGGAATTAGACTACAACAGTAATATCATATTTATAGAACCATTCACCAGCTACAATCTCAACCATGATCTATCTTCTCAGGCATCAATGGACCATCTTCCCTATTGGTCATGTGCCTATTATTAGACTATAACCAATGGCTAGGTTGGTAGAGAAACACATATGTAAGAAGGGGTAAAGCTCTCATGATCCCATCTccctacaaattaaaaaatccacCAGTTGTGTTGTCAATTCTTAATCTAACAAGCATCCCTGATAACAAGCCAAAACCCTGACAAGAAGCATCACTTTAACAAACCAAAAGAATGATACACAAATTAGAAAACTTTAGAAGGGTGGCTCATTGCATGAAGCTCCCACCAAATGGAGTTTGGAGAGGGTAAACATATGCAGCCCGGACCGCACACGTGAATTTCTAGGATTTGAGTCATCTACATCACCATCACATCGTATAAAAACTAACTATATCAATTCCGGATGTGGTAATAATCAAGTGGTAGGGTACATTGCAAATGCATTCATAAGCTTCAAACTTCAAAGCACTAGTATGCTTTCCAGTTAAAAGGAGGAGGTTTCCATAACAGGCATATAGAAATTTGAGCAAATTAGGGGTAATAAGATGAAATTGGAGATTTACATTGAGGATAAATTGTTTAACCTTATAACACACAGAAAACAAACTCAGTCAAATGAACCATTCTAGTTCTAAGCATGATTGCATATCTTATACAAGGCTAGATATTATAACAGAGCCAATCAAACTCAAGATTTACATTTGACTTCTTTAAATGAATAAGCCAAGGTAGACTAACATCTTTTCTTGTTCTTGTCAAGCTTGAGCTTCTAGTGCTCAGCTTGACTCATCTACTCCTCCAGCTTCTAGTATGGGAAAAGACAAAAAGGATTTGTTTAGAAAAATTTCTTCATGAACACTTGCaggtgaaaaaaaattaaaaatcattttaaaaaaaagctaCCATAAGTAAACTTCGCCAAATTTatgcataaactaattttagctcatagataaattaatttacttttttttatgatatacaAAAAATTACTCAAAAATGTCGTATCAAGCATGTATAATCATCATATCATAAAGCAAATAACAGTTTAAAACTACAAACAACGATGGCATCCTTATCCCTAACCCTAAAAACAAATACATAGATACATACATACCCTGGTAGGCCTCGTTTATGTCTTGGAATCGCGAGGTAGTGGAATCCTGGTCTTTCTGCTTGTCCGGGTGCCACTTCTGCGCGCACAACCACACCCACATTAGCCCCAATCGGAAACCCCGGCAAAAGGAAAACGCTAATAACACAACACAACAGAACACACCAGAGCGAGACGAATGTAATTGGAGCGAATATCATCATCCGTGGCATCATAATCCACTTCCAGTATCTTATAATAATCCTGCCCGACACAACACAATACGCTGTTACAAAAACAACCCATATTCACAAAACAAAGTTTGAAGAGTTACGTTAGTGTGTGCAGCACCTTGGGTTTGGCGAGGGCGGAGAAGAATTCGAAGTTGAGATGAGAATCGGGTTCGGGTTGGTCGGATTTGGGGATGGCGTCTTCGTAATCGCTCCATTCCCACATCATGTTGTTGAGTTTGTTTGTGAGCGTTAAGAAAAGAGCTGAGAGAAACGAAGAGATAAAGTGAGTGGAAATAATTGAATCGAGTGCTTCTTTTCTTTGTCTCTGTGTGTCTCGGCGTGCCGCGTATGTCTCATTTACGCCGCTATTATCCAACAAATCAAAACTCAACTAACAAACATTCGCTACCACGACTCTTCTAGATTGAGCTTTGGAAAGTCCTCTTAAATATAGTGTTTGTGGTAGAGATATTCATCCAACAACATTTACAATCTTATAACGATGAAATATTTAAACAATTGAATTTCTGATAATCTTAACAggattttaacacaatttttttttaaaaaaatacattaattttttaaaaatttaaatttattatataattttttttataattataaaaataaagaataaattattttggatcagtcataaaaaaacatctttttgTTCCAAACAAATCTGAAACATAAACAAATCTAAAACCTACTTATAAACAtgaatttttattgtcaatttatataatttataattatataatatataaatttgtgtctCTGTGccctacattttagaaattatacgtaTTTATGTGTTTGTGTCTGTCTGTCTGCTCGTATCAGTGTATGTACTAAATAAATTACtattaattacaaatattttcatttttcaaattcttaAGAAATATCATTCCAAAGTCATGTACGATTTTACATAGTAACTGGACtaaattttaagttaattttgttaaaagaattaaatttaaatttactatcTAATAGaatcataaaaaaatcttttatttatGTCTAATCTCATTATGTTTAAGATACATAAGAAAAAGTAAAGTGTATTGAGAAAatctttatctttaaaattaactttgtaaaaataaactagaCTTAAACTTATTtgttaaaacaaaacaaaattgctTTCCAAAAAAAGCACATTTTTTCTCTTGCAAGCGAATGTGTAACGATTCAATGCACAATTTCACGACAAAAACCGTAAGGTTCTAGCGTCGTGACAGACATACGATATTATTTGCGACGAAACAAAACAACCAATTACGTCGCGTTCGGTTGATttgctgattttttttatgttggtcTATTTCGAAAAACAAATATCTAATTGAATAGCAGTGCAAGTGTTGTTTCGGCTCAATTTTGGGATTCTTTGAATCTCTTCTATGGCCGTTGGATGCTGCATTATGGTAAGACAGAAATTTTTATATTCTTGTAGAATAATTTTGAAGGAGATATTTTTGTgcatcttattttaaaatatggtatttcctttaaaaaaaattggtaacCTTCtagatgtttttatttattattaagatTTAATTGCACATTTTATTACATTTCGTGatatgttattttaataattagatatattattcttaataaaaaaaattatggtatgtttatttttaaaaatttaattagtaTTTCAATCATTTGGATAACGAAAAAGGAATGTAATTAATAAAGAATACTTGGTTAATTATGACTTGTTAAGAGTAAAGAATACTCATGTTAACAAAGAGTGTTTTCTGCAAAGAATACTTAAGGGGATAGTCAGCTCTGGCTTGAACAAGAAAATACTCACTTAATCAAGGAATGACTTGTGTCAATAATACTCTAAGGGTTAGGCAAATTTGGCtataagcaaaaaaaaaaaaatactcaacaCATATTTTGCAGCATTAGTATGCTTATTTGAACTTGACTAATTGGCCAAGAACTGGATGTAGTTTGTGAGACATATGAATTGGCCAAAAATTGATTGGCCATTCACAATAGGCATGTATTCTTTAAGTTACCTTCATAAGTCAAATGTTTGCCAAGTGTTGTCAATTAGATGAAAGAATTACAAACTAATCTTTAGTCGGAATggataagaaaaatatatagatGAATGATTATTAATAATCATTAAAGTGTGTCTGACATGACACACCTGATGAAAGAATTTTAGTTTGTTTGTTCGACAAATCAAATCATATTCCTTATCATTGTAAATCAAAAtggtaaattttaaaaaatttataaaatttatttattaaatcaGAATTCAACCCTCCCTTATtgtgatttttttgtttttcacagGAAGTCTAGAAAGTGTTGGAGTGGGACACAAGGTGAGTTTTATTGACGTGGTTCAATGTTTGCAATTTATACATGTGGTTCGTCCCCTTATCACCATCAATGGTCGCATGGATGTCGTCTTCATCCTCATTGCAAAGAGCGAAGACTTCATTGGGAAGAACAACAAACTCATGCTCTTGTGGTTGTTCTTGAGAGTTATTTGTATTAATA comes from the Phaseolus vulgaris cultivar G19833 chromosome 8, P. vulgaris v2.0, whole genome shotgun sequence genome and includes:
- the LOC137823581 gene encoding chaperone protein dnaJ 15 isoform X1; translation: MIEDDDDEAFFDIYDSIELQIESEIFKALFLTLTNKLNNMMWEWSDYEDAIPKSDQPEPDSHLNFEFFSALAKPKDYYKILEVDYDATDDDIRSNYIRLALKWHPDKQKDQDSTTSRFQDINEAYQVLSDPVKRREYDINGMRYEYDYNIIDYLNRYKGLILTCNGLGIKHSIW
- the LOC137823581 gene encoding uncharacterized protein isoform X2, whose protein sequence is MIEDDDDEAFFDIYDSIELQIESEIFKALFLTLTNKLNNMMWEWSDYEDAIPKSDQPEPDSHLNFEFFSALAKPKDYYKILEVDYDATDDDIRSNYIRLALKWHPDKQKDQDSTTSRFQDINEAYQGRWDHESFTPSYICVSLPT